CCGGACTTTCGCTTTTCGGAAGAATCCTTGGAACGGGCGATTTACTTGCTTGAGCGGGAGAGCGAACGAGTGGGGCCGTTTCCACTTTTCGAGTAGGCGGATTATTTCGGAAGCGTTCGGCGAGCCGGAAATCGCTTTGGCCTTTTTGCAAACGGATTGCGCTGCGCTTTCGCAAGTGCTTGTCGATAAGGCAAATCGGGGGCGAGTTTGCGCAAAACGCTTGAACTTTTGCTGAATCGCTGCGTCTGATTTGCCGTTCTTATATCCGGTATGAATCGAATCGCTTGCATGCTTAGCCTTTTCGCCCTCGCTCTGAACATAGCGATGGGGTACTCGGGCAGCGTCTTGTTTTGCGAGCATGCATCGGGTGATTCCCACTTGGTTTCCCGTGGCGAGCATGCCTTTGAGGTGGCGGAGAAGACTTGTCACGATCACGATTCGATCCTGCTTCTCGATCCTTCGGTTCAGGATTGCTGCGATACTTGTATCGATGTGGAGATCGGCGGCGACGACTTGAAGGACCTGCAGCGCAGCTCCGGCCAAGATCGCATTTCAGCTCCAACGGTTGTTTCAGTCGAGTTCGCGGGATTCGATTTGGACGAGCACTACAGCGTCGCGTCGGCTTCTCTCTTGCCTGCTAGCAGAGCTCCGCCGTGCAGCGAGTCGCTTACTCGCTTACAGCTTAAGCGTACTGTATTGAGAATCTGATTACTCCTGTTGTTTAGCGTTTCCTTGGGGCTTTGTCGTCCGAAGGTGATGGGCTGCTTTTTGCAGCAGCGTTTTCGCTAACGTCAACAGGAGTTTCCTATGTCCAGATTTTCTTTATTCACTGTATTATTCGTATTCATTTTATCGATTCACGCCTCGTTGTCGGGGCAAGCCAAAGCGGAGCCAGGCCTTTCCCGGTCTGAAGTCGTGCGTATCGCCTTGCAAGGTAGCAAAAGCTTGCAGGCAGCCCGCACTCTAATCGAGCAAGCGGAGGCGAGGCGAAGCGGGGCAGGGCTCAGGTCGAGCCCCGAGCTGATGTTTGACTTCGCGACTGATGCCTTTTTCGAGGACGAGGGGCAGTCGTCGGTGGGCATTGCCTTGAAGCAACGCTTTCCGCTAACGAGGCGACTTTCCATTTTGAAGGATATTGCTGACGTCGAGATCGAGCTAGCCAAGGCGGAGGTGCGAAACCAAGAGCGATTGCTGGTGCGGGAGGTCGAGTTGTTGTGCAACGAGATCGCCTATCTCGACACTGAGTTAAGCCTGCGTCGATCCCTGGTGGAGAACGACAAGGAATTCGCGGATTTCGTGCAGTCACGAATCAAGACGGCGGAAGCTTCTCCCATCGAGGCCAATCAAGTCAGGATAGAGCTCTATATTCTCGAGCAGGAGATCGAGCACTTGGAGACTGACCGTAAGAAGCTGATCGATCGCTTGAGAGCCTTGATTGGCTACGAGGTGGGGGAGACGATTCACCTTTCGCATCGTCTTGATTTGGGAAGCAGCAAGCCTTTGTTTAGTGATTTTGGTATTGAAGACCTGGATACTCATCCGGAATATCAAATGCGTAGCTTGATGTTGGAGATCGCTGACAAGCGCGAATCGCTCGCTTTGGCCAACCGATGGGAGGACGTTTCCTTGGGGCTCGGGCTTGAGCAAGAGCGCTCGGTTGACCAGCCTATGGGGATTGGTACGGAGCGTTTTTTAGGTCTGAGCGTGTCGATTCCCTTGCCCATGAAGCGGCGTAACGAGAGCTCCCTCAAGGAAAGCGTGCTCGCTCGCCGGCAGATGGAAGAACTTCGCGATGCCGTTTCCCTGGAGCTCAGGAGCAAGGCCCGAGCCTCTCGGGAAGAGGCTGCTCACCTGTACCATCAATCCCGGGAATTC
Above is a window of Pelagicoccus enzymogenes DNA encoding:
- a CDS encoding TolC family protein, translating into MSRFSLFTVLFVFILSIHASLSGQAKAEPGLSRSEVVRIALQGSKSLQAARTLIEQAEARRSGAGLRSSPELMFDFATDAFFEDEGQSSVGIALKQRFPLTRRLSILKDIADVEIELAKAEVRNQERLLVREVELLCNEIAYLDTELSLRRSLVENDKEFADFVQSRIKTAEASPIEANQVRIELYILEQEIEHLETDRKKLIDRLRALIGYEVGETIHLSHRLDLGSSKPLFSDFGIEDLDTHPEYQMRSLMLEIADKRESLALANRWEDVSLGLGLEQERSVDQPMGIGTERFLGLSVSIPLPMKRRNESSLKESVLARRQMEELRDAVSLELRSKARASREEAAHLYHQSREFQEKITALVEINLKEMAEAYGAGQVSLNEVFQSQGQGLKIQSAHLRMVRDYEQALAEWRAAVAKNL